A region from the Aphis gossypii isolate Hap1 chromosome 1, ASM2018417v2, whole genome shotgun sequence genome encodes:
- the LOC114125318 gene encoding uncharacterized protein LOC114125318 has protein sequence MADPVESKSIADDVIGTPGDKRKMSSDMSPEQTNVIKKLKEIKTQPDTLCQCPQKCSERVPQRSKDELFKIFIEMDSEDVQNKFLQKFIEARPVANRLFSKETTANGKLLRRIHCKYRIPSFVSEDFMSNINCDSDKDEESDFDETSSVASLDSKEENDKSLESDSTETSRKSLSRYNCVDVCQKAFLNLFGLSDKRLKTVRELLIIKARQKHMKRMMEKEENQIEVSLAKDLAQGCLPLMALFNKEDSKKVSDQLMTAISNDINLVNNFFCNQLWKPEYINQKPSE, from the exons ATGGCAGATCCGGTAGAATCAAAAAGCATTGCAGACGACGTGATCGGGACACCTGGTGATAAGAGAAAGATGTCATCAGACATGAGCCCAGAACAGACCAACgtcataaaaaaactaaaagagATCAAAACTCAACCGG acaCACTGTGCCAGTGCCCCCAGAAATGTTCAGAACGTGTACCACAGCGATCCAAGGATGagctgtttaaaatttttatagaaatggaTAGCGAAgatgttcaaaataaatttttacagaAGTTTATTGAAGCTCGACCTGTTGCCAATCGGTTGTTCAGTAAAGAGACCACAGCTAATGGTAAACTATTAAGAAGGATTCATTGCAAGTACAGAATACCTTCTTTCGTATCGGAGGATTTTATGTCAA acATAAATTGTGATTCTGACAAAGATGAAGAATCAGACTTTGATGAAACATCTTCAGTGGCGTCTTTGGATTCCAAAGAAGAGAATGACAAGTCATTAGAAAGTGATTCAACCGAGACATCCAGAAAGTCATTAAGTCGTTATAACTGTGTTGATGTTTGTCAAAAAGCATTTCTTAATCTGTTTGGTTTATCagataaacgtttaaaaactgttagagagttattgataattaaagcACGTCAAAAGCACATGAAACGTATGATGGAAAAGGAGGAAAATCAAATAGAAGTATCCTTAGCTAAGGATCTTGCACAGGGTTGTTTGCCATTGATGGCACTTTTTAACAAAGAAGATAGTAAGAAAGTATCTGATCAGTTGATGACTGCTATTAGCAATGacataaatttagtaaataactttttttgcaATCAGCTATGGAAACCAGAGTACATTAACCAAAAGCCATCTGAATga